A window of the Mucilaginibacter sp. cycad4 genome harbors these coding sequences:
- a CDS encoding SdiA-regulated domain-containing protein, with the protein MTGLKKQNVRRKLVVYLTGMLAAAAVFLAISCKNKEKAIPLSPPGYDLNKPVKYKMPDDLTEISGFAFHNGKNDSVYAQQDEEGFLFNLKPGDKKANYTKFAKSGDYEDVAIYREQVIMLKSDGTLFTFPFSQVRTKEVTSVQKTKGELPEGEYEAIYADEKSGLVYVLCKHCAEEKTSKSSSGYIMKLQPDGILKQSGSFMIDVKEIERLTNKKRVPFRPSALAKNTFTNEWYVLSSVNKMLVVTDANWRVKNVYPLSVTIFGQPEGMAFDNQRNLYISNEGDQLSAGNILKFSFKK; encoded by the coding sequence ATGACAGGGCTTAAAAAACAAAATGTTAGGCGAAAGCTGGTTGTTTACTTAACGGGTATGCTTGCCGCAGCCGCTGTGTTTTTGGCAATCTCCTGCAAAAATAAAGAGAAAGCTATTCCTTTAAGCCCCCCTGGGTATGACCTTAACAAACCCGTTAAATACAAAATGCCCGATGATTTGACCGAGATCTCCGGCTTTGCCTTTCACAACGGTAAAAATGATTCGGTTTATGCACAGCAGGACGAAGAAGGTTTTTTATTTAACCTGAAGCCGGGCGATAAAAAAGCAAACTATACCAAATTTGCCAAAAGCGGCGACTATGAGGACGTAGCCATTTACCGCGAACAAGTGATCATGCTTAAAAGCGACGGTACATTATTCACCTTTCCTTTTAGCCAGGTTAGGACCAAAGAAGTAACCAGCGTACAAAAAACAAAAGGCGAGCTTCCTGAAGGTGAATATGAAGCCATATATGCCGATGAAAAGTCAGGCCTTGTTTATGTATTGTGTAAACACTGTGCCGAAGAAAAGACATCAAAAAGCAGCAGCGGCTATATCATGAAATTGCAGCCTGATGGTATACTGAAGCAATCGGGCAGTTTTATGATAGATGTAAAAGAAATTGAGCGTCTTACTAATAAAAAACGTGTGCCGTTCCGCCCTTCGGCTTTAGCCAAAAATACATTCACCAATGAGTGGTATGTTCTTTCGTCGGTAAATAAAATGCTGGTAGTTACTGATGCTAACTGGAGGGTGAAAAACGTTTATCCATTAAGTGTAACCATATTCGGCCAACCCGAAGGTATGGCATTCGATAATCAGCGCAACCTGTATATCTCTAACGAAGGTGATCAGTTAAGCGCTGGTAACATACTGAAATTCAGTTTTAAGAAATAG
- the ppk1 gene encoding polyphosphate kinase 1 yields the protein MEYSFFDRDLSWLLFNERILMEAESEELPVMERVNFLAIFSSNLDEFYRVRMPVVMALHKLNQFNKTGQSEDVLHKAQQLVEGQQNRFGKVFTGRLIPLLKENNVNLLFNEPIPASIAGRVSDYFYSQVLAFLKPVDLVGGKKKFFPENNRLYFLVNLGLEKEKERSVILNIPSNQLPRFFSVNEDGKQYIVFLDDIVRYNLNRIFKTEEIKGCYSFKITRDAELELSDDYDGDVQEQIEKQLQKRDQGLATRFLHQPGIPLRILHLIEDKLGVQGSSIVEGGFYHNLKDLMGLPVGIPALKYTKWPPLVNRHISADESIFDYIDKGDCIFHAPYQSYNSILRFFNEAAIDENVEEISVTLYRVASDSRIVNALISAAESGKKVRVLVELKARFDEANNIKWAKRLKAAGANIIYSDKAIKVHAKVGLVKRLVDGRIKYAGLLATGNFNESTAAFYTDHIMMTANPQLLREMDLLFIYLAKKAKSAEGYEIDFKHLLVAQFNLHSRFIELIDREIEQARKGNPAAITIKLNNLEERVLIGKLYEASQAGVKIRMIVRSICCLIPGVPGMSENITIRRIVDRYLEHGRIFIFHNSGNQEVFMGSADWMNRNIYRRIEVCFPVYDERIRNEVITMLDIQLADNAQAVNLNEQLQNIRVDRTEPIVQSQRAVYELLQQKKYDRA from the coding sequence ATGGAATACTCATTTTTCGACAGGGACCTGAGCTGGTTACTTTTCAATGAGCGCATATTGATGGAGGCCGAAAGCGAAGAGCTCCCTGTAATGGAAAGGGTAAATTTTCTTGCTATATTTTCATCCAACCTTGATGAATTTTATCGCGTACGTATGCCTGTGGTAATGGCTTTGCACAAGCTTAACCAGTTCAACAAAACAGGGCAAAGCGAGGATGTTTTGCATAAAGCCCAGCAACTTGTAGAAGGTCAGCAAAACCGTTTCGGTAAGGTTTTTACAGGCAGGCTTATCCCATTGTTAAAAGAAAACAATGTAAACCTGCTGTTCAATGAACCCATCCCGGCTTCGATAGCAGGCAGGGTGAGCGATTACTTTTACAGCCAGGTACTTGCATTTTTAAAGCCCGTTGACCTGGTAGGCGGCAAAAAAAAATTCTTTCCCGAAAATAACCGGCTTTACTTTTTGGTAAATCTTGGTTTGGAGAAGGAGAAAGAAAGATCGGTAATCCTTAACATCCCATCCAACCAGTTACCGCGATTTTTTAGCGTTAATGAAGATGGTAAACAGTACATTGTTTTTCTGGATGACATTGTACGGTATAACCTCAACAGGATCTTTAAAACCGAAGAAATAAAAGGCTGCTACAGCTTCAAAATAACCCGCGATGCCGAACTTGAGCTAAGTGATGATTATGATGGCGATGTTCAGGAGCAGATTGAAAAACAGCTGCAAAAACGTGACCAGGGTTTGGCTACACGCTTTTTGCACCAGCCAGGTATTCCGCTGCGTATCCTGCATTTAATTGAAGATAAGCTGGGTGTACAGGGTTCAAGTATTGTTGAGGGCGGTTTTTATCATAATTTGAAAGATTTAATGGGTTTGCCGGTTGGCATCCCCGCTTTAAAATACACTAAATGGCCACCGCTGGTAAACAGGCACATCAGCGCCGATGAATCTATATTTGATTATATAGATAAAGGCGACTGTATTTTTCACGCTCCTTATCAGTCATATAATTCCATTCTCCGTTTTTTTAACGAGGCTGCTATCGACGAAAATGTCGAGGAAATCTCCGTTACCCTTTACCGGGTAGCCAGCGATTCGCGTATTGTAAATGCCCTCATCAGCGCCGCGGAAAGCGGTAAAAAAGTAAGGGTGCTCGTTGAACTGAAAGCCCGCTTTGATGAGGCCAATAATATCAAATGGGCAAAAAGGCTCAAAGCTGCCGGAGCCAATATCATTTATAGTGACAAGGCTATAAAAGTGCATGCAAAAGTGGGCCTGGTAAAGCGCCTTGTTGATGGGAGGATAAAATATGCGGGGCTTTTAGCTACAGGTAATTTTAATGAAAGTACGGCGGCTTTTTATACCGATCATATCATGATGACGGCCAATCCGCAATTGCTGCGTGAAATGGATTTGCTGTTCATCTATCTTGCTAAAAAAGCAAAATCGGCTGAGGGGTATGAGATCGATTTTAAACACTTACTGGTGGCCCAGTTTAATCTGCATTCGCGGTTTATTGAGCTTATTGACAGGGAAATTGAGCAGGCACGTAAAGGGAACCCGGCAGCTATCACTATAAAGCTGAACAACCTGGAAGAGCGGGTACTGATAGGCAAGCTTTATGAAGCATCGCAGGCCGGGGTGAAGATCAGGATGATAGTACGCAGTATTTGTTGTTTGATTCCCGGAGTGCCGGGCATGAGCGAAAATATCACCATAAGGCGAATTGTTGACCGTTACCTGGAGCATGGGCGTATTTTTATATTTCATAACAGCGGTAACCAGGAAGTTTTCATGGGCTCGGCCGATTGGATGAACCGCAATATTTACCGCCGCATTGAAGTGTGTTTCCCGGTTTATGATGAACGTATCAGGAATGAGGTAATAACCATGCTCGATATCCAGCTGGCAGATAACGCGCAGGCTGTAAATTTAAATGAACAATTGCAAAACATAAGGGTTGATAGAACTGAACCGATTGTACAATCGCAGCGGGCCGTTTATGAACTTTTACAGCAAAAAAAATATGACAGGGCTTAA
- a CDS encoding Pycsar system effector family protein — MKFQPLLEQVKQYVISYFDVHHDPDLIYHNLRHTKDVVAAATQIANHYQLSDEDFFVVISAAWFHDTGYFTDKKDHESKSVGIATHFLKQHKIEQPVIDKVSGCILATKMPQNPADLLQQIICDADLFHLGTDDFRDKNKLLRKEMEAIKKHDIGKDEWRGYNIEFLQGHEYYTDYCRLLLNDQKQKKLQKLVEKQAEVEVNETPALLTSDIDSNAIITLEKEKDHEDDHGSKKHKNDRPDRGIETMFRISSSNHQRLSDMADNKAHIMITVNSIILSAIISLVLRKLDEHSNLLIPTFMLLSVSLATMIFSILSTRPSIPPGLFTPEDINKKTVNLLFFGNFYRMSYQDYSDGMEKMMEDREFLYGSLIRDNYSQGVVLGKKYRLLRASYNIFMFGLIVSVVAFIISSLL; from the coding sequence ATGAAATTTCAACCGCTGTTAGAACAGGTAAAACAGTACGTTATATCCTATTTTGATGTACATCATGATCCCGACTTAATTTATCATAACCTGAGACATACCAAAGACGTTGTTGCAGCGGCCACCCAGATAGCCAACCATTACCAGCTAAGCGATGAGGATTTCTTTGTGGTGATCTCGGCAGCCTGGTTCCATGATACCGGGTATTTTACCGATAAAAAAGACCACGAATCAAAAAGCGTCGGTATTGCTACACACTTTTTGAAACAGCATAAAATTGAACAACCAGTTATTGATAAGGTTAGCGGTTGTATTTTAGCAACCAAAATGCCTCAAAACCCTGCCGACCTGCTTCAGCAAATTATTTGCGATGCCGATCTGTTTCACTTAGGCACCGATGATTTCCGGGATAAGAACAAGCTTTTGCGCAAAGAGATGGAAGCCATCAAAAAGCATGACATTGGCAAGGACGAGTGGCGCGGCTATAATATCGAGTTTTTGCAGGGGCATGAGTATTATACAGATTACTGCCGCCTGTTGCTCAATGATCAGAAACAAAAAAAACTGCAAAAGCTGGTTGAGAAGCAGGCCGAAGTTGAAGTAAATGAAACACCGGCCCTCCTTACCTCCGATATTGATAGTAATGCCATTATTACCCTGGAAAAAGAAAAAGACCATGAGGATGACCATGGTTCAAAAAAACATAAAAATGACAGGCCCGACCGTGGTATCGAAACCATGTTCAGGATCAGTTCGAGCAATCACCAGCGTTTGAGCGATATGGCCGATAACAAAGCCCATATCATGATTACCGTTAATTCTATCATACTTTCAGCTATTATCAGTTTGGTGCTGCGTAAGCTTGATGAACATTCTAATTTGCTCATTCCAACTTTCATGCTCCTGTCGGTTAGTTTGGCTACCATGATCTTCTCCATACTTTCAACCCGCCCTTCAATTCCGCCGGGATTATTTACACCTGAGGATATCAATAAGAAAACGGTTAACCTGCTGTTTTTTGGTAACTTCTACCGCATGTCGTACCAGGATTACAGCGATGGTATGGAAAAAATGATGGAAGACAGGGAGTTTCTGTACGGCAGCCTCATTCGGGACAATTACTCACAGGGCGTTGTGCTGGGCAAAAAATACAGGCTGCTCAGGGCATCTTACAACATATTCATGTTCGGGCTTATCGTATCGGTAGTAGCATTCATCATATCATCATTACTGTAG
- a CDS encoding DUF3857 domain-containing protein translates to MRFTFSLCLVLLFWCSGAALGDTPSVHVSARPNWLSVIKPYNQKPSSRTIERGFYYALIEEQVQVEKQADYNHIIREIVSETGIQNASQISVSFDPAYERLDFHDITVWRDGKPLNRLKASAFKVLADEQDLSNFIYQGSFSALYILDDIRKGDRIEYSYTITGRNPILNGKFCSNMYVQWYTPIAHHYTAIIASSQRKLNFKTFNSVPKQAISEGNGLKRYEYEGFQVPPAHDDNNQPSWYNERGFIQVSEFASWAEVVNWALSINPPSLNIKGELGERIAKLKKDAGNDKGKYFRAAVRTVQQEIRYMGIEIGEYSHRANNPEKVFRQRYGDCKDKSLLLVSMLKAGGIDASMVLVNADMNEHVEQYIPTAYAFNHAVVTANVNGKQVWIDATMDNQGGEGTDIYFPRYGKGLVLKPGSDALSTIPPSKSGSVTGEDIYTVKDAKSPVLFTVKTTYTGDEADYMRGKLESSGMAETEKNYLDYYAKIYNKIETKDSITVTDDLKANKLITIETYKVGDFFKKDSTSDKLTADLFANFIYNQFPSITSRTKTPVALTYPYDASYSIKVVLPGGWNINEDHDAINRGYYSYRSDFTAAGDTLSLNYKLSFLKDNVPVNKLAGFKADIKKLNDTSLAYSFSYTPQGTTMPSTINNALVLVMLLITVGLIVLGVWLYQRETPGIVFAYGSTFVPIGGWLILIAIGLAATALVTGSNMVTGDYFSLHTWNVYHGNHHELNFRFLVVVEAIGNTILMMYAIFCLVLLLNKRDILPACITGYFAFAFVFFLTDYILAANISSKLAETALNPLLRSVVTAAIWIPYFKKSSRVQETFIVPHPPYNYSYEGPGVTEEAAS, encoded by the coding sequence ATGCGTTTTACGTTTTCCCTTTGTTTAGTGTTGTTGTTTTGGTGCAGCGGGGCTGCTTTGGGCGATACCCCTTCGGTACACGTTTCGGCCAGGCCAAACTGGCTCAGTGTCATAAAACCTTATAACCAAAAACCATCGTCACGCACTATCGAACGGGGATTTTATTACGCGCTTATTGAAGAGCAGGTGCAGGTTGAAAAGCAAGCCGATTATAATCATATTATCCGCGAGATAGTATCCGAAACCGGGATCCAGAATGCTTCGCAAATCTCTGTTAGTTTTGATCCGGCTTACGAGCGGCTCGATTTTCATGATATTACCGTTTGGCGCGATGGTAAGCCATTAAACCGTTTAAAAGCTTCGGCATTTAAGGTACTGGCCGACGAACAGGATCTTTCCAACTTTATTTACCAGGGAAGCTTTTCTGCTTTATATATTCTTGATGATATCCGCAAAGGCGACCGCATAGAATATTCATACACAATTACAGGGCGCAACCCTATACTGAACGGTAAGTTTTGTTCCAACATGTATGTTCAGTGGTATACACCAATTGCTCATCATTACACGGCCATTATTGCATCATCTCAACGGAAACTGAATTTTAAAACTTTTAATAGTGTGCCCAAACAAGCCATTAGTGAAGGCAATGGTTTAAAGCGCTATGAGTATGAAGGGTTCCAGGTACCGCCGGCCCATGACGATAATAACCAGCCATCATGGTACAACGAACGCGGCTTTATCCAGGTAAGTGAGTTTGCCAGCTGGGCCGAAGTCGTGAACTGGGCTCTGAGTATCAATCCTCCCTCACTTAACATTAAAGGCGAACTTGGCGAAAGGATTGCGAAACTTAAAAAGGATGCGGGTAACGATAAGGGAAAATATTTCAGGGCAGCGGTACGTACCGTGCAGCAGGAAATACGCTACATGGGTATTGAAATAGGCGAATATTCTCATCGGGCCAATAATCCCGAAAAAGTATTCAGGCAACGCTATGGCGATTGTAAGGATAAATCATTGTTGTTAGTTTCGATGCTGAAAGCAGGGGGGATTGATGCCTCTATGGTTTTGGTAAATGCTGATATGAACGAGCATGTTGAGCAGTACATACCTACGGCTTATGCCTTTAACCACGCAGTTGTAACTGCCAATGTAAACGGAAAGCAGGTTTGGATTGATGCTACTATGGATAACCAGGGCGGCGAGGGTACAGACATTTACTTTCCGCGTTATGGCAAAGGATTGGTATTAAAACCGGGCAGCGATGCGCTCTCTACTATTCCGCCATCAAAAAGCGGCAGTGTTACCGGGGAAGATATTTATACGGTAAAGGATGCGAAATCACCGGTATTGTTCACGGTAAAAACTACCTATACCGGCGATGAGGCCGATTATATGCGGGGTAAACTGGAATCATCGGGTATGGCCGAAACAGAAAAAAACTATCTCGATTATTACGCAAAGATCTACAACAAAATTGAAACCAAGGATTCAATTACAGTAACAGATGATCTGAAAGCGAACAAGCTTATTACGATAGAAACTTATAAGGTAGGCGATTTCTTTAAAAAAGATTCAACCAGTGATAAATTAACCGCTGATCTTTTTGCTAATTTTATTTATAATCAGTTCCCCTCAATTACCAGTCGCACAAAAACGCCGGTTGCACTTACATACCCGTATGATGCCAGTTATTCTATTAAAGTGGTGTTACCGGGTGGGTGGAATATTAATGAAGATCATGATGCCATCAACCGGGGTTACTATAGTTACAGGTCGGATTTTACGGCAGCAGGCGATACCTTATCGCTCAATTATAAATTATCATTTTTAAAAGATAATGTGCCGGTAAATAAACTTGCCGGGTTTAAGGCTGATATCAAAAAGCTAAACGATACCAGTTTAGCTTACAGTTTTTCGTATACGCCGCAGGGCACCACCATGCCATCAACAATAAACAATGCATTGGTTTTGGTGATGTTGCTTATAACGGTTGGGCTTATTGTACTGGGGGTATGGCTTTATCAAAGGGAAACACCGGGTATTGTATTTGCTTACGGTTCAACTTTTGTACCAATAGGGGGATGGCTCATATTAATTGCTATAGGCTTGGCTGCTACTGCTTTGGTCACCGGTTCAAATATGGTTACAGGAGATTATTTTAGCCTCCACACCTGGAATGTATATCATGGCAACCACCATGAGCTTAATTTCAGATTTTTGGTGGTTGTGGAAGCAATTGGTAATACCATACTAATGATGTACGCTATTTTTTGCCTGGTACTGCTATTGAATAAGCGTGATATACTCCCCGCTTGTATTACAGGGTATTTTGCTTTTGCCTTCGTTTTCTTCCTGACAGATTATATTTTGGCTGCGAACATCAGCAGTAAGCTTGCGGAAACTGCGCTTAACCCGCTTTTACGATCGGTAGTTACAGCGGCCATCTGGATCCCATATTTTAAAAAGTCATCACGCGTACAGGAAACCTTCATCGTGCCGCATCCACCTTATAACTATAGTTATGAAGGCCCCGGGGTTACAGAGGAAGCGGCATCTTGA
- a CDS encoding DUF2723 domain-containing protein codes for MQYKKINNLLGWLCFVIASITYILTLEPSVSFWDCGEFISCAYRLQVAHQPGYPVFAMIGKVLSLLSFGDNTKVPFFTNMGSALASGATIMFLFWTITAFAKKLMVEKRDEAIDAYKLYVIMGAGLVGALAFTYTDTFWFSAVETIVFALSSLCTAIVFWAILKWDEHADEPGADKWIVFIAYVIGLSIGIHLLNLLTIPAIAMVYYFRRSKKITVGNAILTFLAGVVILGLVQYGIRGYTIKFAAYFDLFFVNSLGMGFGTGAFFFILLIVVALVLGIIYSIRKKKPVLNLALLCVAFIYFGYGSFAYIPIRATANTNLNNSHPDNAFTLYGYLNRIQYGEVPLLTGPMYDSQVTDQKQGSIIYRKGKTQYENAGRKTDYVYDHTTALPRMYSTDANDVQFYKQWLRIPEGQAPTMGDNLKWMFSWQMYQMYWRYFFWNFVGRYNDADGQTSTEGIDGNWTTGLFDGGKHLPKSVTAATTYTPLYALPLIIGLIGLFFHVNRRSKDALIVGLLFFFTGLAIVLYVNQASVQPRERDYSYVGSFYAFGIWIGLGVIAIAEFGRKYIDGKMAAIGSTVIGLLVCPVLLAAKEWGNHDRSTKMTPHDMAYNYLISCPPNAILFTYGDNDTYSLWYDQEVEGIRPDVRIVNLSLFTGDWYIRQMQKKMNSSEPLPITMPFDKYKEGVRDVIYLNDQKLPGYQDIKEVFDFITSDDKATQVQYQSGEYGNYLPTKNLKVTVNPDEVIANGVVKADQKDKLATAMEWKYTSNYVTKENLAMFDILAHNHWKRPICFTTTIGNENLIGLQPYLYKEGFTYHLIPFKPDTALHDQLSKTNTDVMYDNVMNKFKFGKFKTAKYLDHESTSMFYPVMVTTFLDLAQNLVQEGKNDKALKVVQKYDAELPDIYPYVDVAGRKLYLTQLAYQLHDVVLGNKLAGNIDNYLTDQLDYNAYLLSQDVNSINGRDVQIGMQVLNGLVQFTKDNHQTALATRFENQLKGYETKFRAVLGGGQ; via the coding sequence ATGCAGTACAAAAAAATCAATAACCTGTTAGGCTGGCTTTGTTTCGTTATAGCCTCAATAACCTATATTTTAACGTTAGAGCCATCAGTAAGCTTTTGGGATTGCGGCGAATTTATTTCATGTGCCTACCGTTTACAGGTAGCCCACCAGCCCGGTTACCCCGTTTTTGCCATGATAGGTAAGGTGTTGTCATTGCTGTCATTTGGCGATAATACCAAAGTGCCTTTCTTTACCAATATGGGTTCGGCATTGGCCAGCGGTGCAACTATTATGTTTTTATTTTGGACAATTACCGCTTTTGCCAAAAAACTGATGGTTGAAAAACGTGATGAGGCCATTGACGCTTATAAATTATATGTAATTATGGGGGCTGGCCTGGTTGGAGCGCTGGCCTTCACTTATACCGACACATTTTGGTTTTCAGCTGTCGAAACCATTGTATTTGCCCTGTCATCATTATGTACTGCCATCGTATTTTGGGCAATCCTTAAATGGGATGAACATGCCGATGAGCCCGGCGCCGATAAATGGATTGTTTTTATAGCCTATGTTATAGGTTTATCAATCGGGATCCACCTGTTAAACCTGTTGACTATCCCGGCCATCGCGATGGTTTACTACTTCCGCCGTAGCAAAAAGATTACTGTTGGCAATGCTATACTGACTTTTTTGGCCGGTGTGGTGATACTTGGCTTGGTACAATATGGTATCAGAGGATATACCATTAAGTTCGCAGCATATTTCGACCTTTTCTTTGTTAACTCATTAGGAATGGGCTTTGGTACCGGAGCTTTCTTTTTCATTCTGCTGATAGTTGTTGCACTGGTATTGGGGATCATATACAGTATCAGGAAAAAGAAGCCTGTATTAAACCTGGCTTTGTTATGCGTTGCATTTATTTACTTTGGTTATGGCTCATTCGCTTATATTCCTATTCGTGCAACAGCTAATACTAATTTAAATAACTCACATCCAGATAACGCTTTTACGCTTTACGGTTATCTTAACCGTATCCAGTACGGTGAGGTACCTTTGCTAACTGGTCCTATGTATGATTCGCAGGTTACCGATCAAAAACAGGGAAGCATCATCTATCGTAAAGGCAAAACCCAATATGAAAATGCAGGTCGTAAAACCGATTACGTTTATGACCATACTACAGCATTGCCGCGTATGTATAGCACTGATGCTAATGATGTACAGTTTTACAAACAATGGCTGCGCATCCCGGAGGGACAGGCACCAACCATGGGCGATAACCTGAAATGGATGTTTAGCTGGCAAATGTACCAGATGTACTGGCGTTACTTTTTCTGGAACTTTGTTGGCCGTTATAACGATGCCGACGGACAAACCAGCACCGAAGGTATTGACGGCAATTGGACAACCGGCTTATTTGATGGTGGCAAACATTTACCAAAATCAGTAACTGCTGCTACTACCTATACCCCGTTATATGCTTTGCCATTAATAATTGGTTTAATAGGTTTGTTTTTCCATGTTAACCGCCGCAGTAAAGATGCGTTGATTGTTGGCTTGCTGTTTTTCTTCACCGGTTTGGCCATTGTGTTATATGTAAACCAGGCATCAGTGCAGCCGCGTGAGCGTGATTACTCATACGTGGGCTCGTTTTATGCCTTTGGCATATGGATAGGCCTCGGCGTAATTGCCATTGCCGAATTTGGCCGCAAATATATCGATGGCAAAATGGCCGCCATCGGCTCAACAGTTATCGGCTTACTGGTTTGCCCGGTATTACTGGCAGCTAAAGAGTGGGGTAACCATGACCGCTCAACCAAAATGACACCGCATGATATGGCCTACAATTACCTCATATCGTGCCCGCCAAACGCCATTTTGTTTACCTATGGCGATAATGATACCTACTCGTTATGGTACGACCAGGAGGTTGAAGGCATTCGCCCGGATGTGCGGATCGTAAACCTGAGCCTGTTCACCGGCGACTGGTATATCCGCCAGATGCAGAAGAAAATGAACAGCTCCGAGCCGCTGCCAATCACCATGCCTTTTGATAAATATAAGGAGGGGGTGAGGGACGTTATTTATTTAAACGACCAAAAACTGCCCGGCTACCAGGATATTAAAGAGGTGTTTGATTTCATTACTTCTGATGATAAGGCTACACAGGTGCAATATCAAAGTGGCGAATACGGCAATTATCTGCCAACCAAAAACCTGAAAGTTACTGTTAATCCTGATGAGGTAATAGCTAACGGCGTTGTAAAAGCCGATCAGAAAGACAAGCTGGCAACTGCCATGGAATGGAAGTATACATCAAACTATGTAACCAAAGAGAACCTGGCGATGTTTGATATTTTGGCGCACAACCACTGGAAACGCCCTATCTGCTTCACTACTACCATCGGTAATGAAAACCTGATAGGCTTACAGCCTTACTTATACAAAGAAGGGTTTACCTACCACCTGATACCGTTTAAACCGGATACAGCTTTACATGATCAGTTGAGCAAAACCAATACCGATGTGATGTACGATAACGTGATGAACAAGTTTAAATTCGGCAAGTTCAAAACAGCCAAATATCTTGATCATGAGTCAACCTCTATGTTTTATCCGGTAATGGTAACTACATTCCTTGACCTGGCTCAAAACCTTGTTCAGGAAGGCAAAAACGATAAAGCGTTGAAAGTTGTTCAAAAATATGATGCCGAACTGCCTGATATTTATCCGTATGTTGACGTTGCCGGTCGTAAATTGTATTTAACCCAATTGGCATATCAGCTTCATGATGTGGTGCTGGGTAATAAACTGGCAGGCAATATAGATAATTACCTTACCGATCAGTTGGATTATAATGCTTACCTGCTTAGCCAGGATGTAAACAGCATTAACGGCCGGGATGTACAGATAGGCATGCAGGTGTTGAACGGCCTGGTGCAGTTTACCAAAGACAACCATCAAACGGCCCTTGCTACCAGGTTTGAAAACCAGCTAAAAGGTTATGAAACAAAATTCCGCGCTGTATTAGGCGGGGGACAGTAA